The following are from one region of the Prionailurus bengalensis isolate Pbe53 chromosome A2, Fcat_Pben_1.1_paternal_pri, whole genome shotgun sequence genome:
- the UPP1 gene encoding uridine phosphorylase 1 isoform X2 produces the protein MEAFTKYMAKELGLDHPGAEYPNICVGTDRYVMFKVGPVLSVSHGIGIPSTSVMLHELIKLLYHARCSDVTVIRIGTSGGIGLEPGSVVITRQAVDASFKPVFEQMVLGKRVVHRTHLDERLAQELMQCGADLREFPTVLGNTMCTSDFYEGQGRLDGALCSYSEKDKQEYLEAAHAAGIRNIEMESSVLAAMCSACGLQVAVVCVTLLNRLEGDQVKSPHEVLVEYQERPQRLVGHFIKKRLAAAGNPRDL, from the exons ATGGAAGCGTTCACCAAATACATGGCCAAGGAGCTGGGCCTTGACCACCCAGGTGCAGAATATCCCAACATCTGCGTGGGGACCGATCGCTACGTCATGTTCAAAGTGGGCCCCGTGCTGTCTGTCAGC CACGGCATCGGCATCCCTTCTACCTCAGTCATGCTGCACGAGCTCATCAAGCTTCTGTACCACGCCCGCTGCTCCGACGTCACTGTCATCCGCATCGGCACCTCGGGTGGGATCG GTTTGGAGCCTGGCTCTGTGGTCATCACCCGCCAGGCGGTGGATGCCTCCTTCAAGCCCGTGTTCGAGCAGATGGTCCTGGGGAAGCGGGTGGTTCATAGGACACACCTGGATGAGCGGCTCGCGCAGGAGCTGATGCAGTGCGGTGCAGACCTGCGGGAGTTCCCCACGGTCCTGGGGAACACTATGTGCACCTCTGACTTCTATGAAG GGCAAGGGCGTCTGGATGGTGCCCTCTGCTCCTACTCAGAGAAGGACAAGCAGGAGTACTTGGAGGCGGCCCACGCGGCCGGCATCCGCAACATTGAGATGGAGTCTTCGGTCCTGGCTGCCATGTGCAGCGCGTGCGGCCTCCAAG TGGCCGTGGTCTGTGTCACTCTGCTGAACCGCCTGGAAGGGGACCAGGTCAAAAGTCCTCATGAAGTGCTGGTCGAGTACCAGGAGCGGCCGCAGCGCCTGGTGGGTCACTTCATCAAGAAGCGCCTCGCGGCTGCCGGAAACCCCCGGGATCTCTGA
- the UPP1 gene encoding uridine phosphorylase 1 isoform X3: protein MHYPVFSCLEPGSVVITRQAVDASFKPVFEQMVLGKRVVHRTHLDERLAQELMQCGADLREFPTVLGNTMCTSDFYEGQGRLDGALCSYSEKDKQEYLEAAHAAGIRNIEMESSVLAAMCSACGLQVAVVCVTLLNRLEGDQVKSPHEVLVEYQERPQRLVGHFIKKRLAAAGNPRDL, encoded by the exons ATGCATTATCCCGTTTTCTCAT GTTTGGAGCCTGGCTCTGTGGTCATCACCCGCCAGGCGGTGGATGCCTCCTTCAAGCCCGTGTTCGAGCAGATGGTCCTGGGGAAGCGGGTGGTTCATAGGACACACCTGGATGAGCGGCTCGCGCAGGAGCTGATGCAGTGCGGTGCAGACCTGCGGGAGTTCCCCACGGTCCTGGGGAACACTATGTGCACCTCTGACTTCTATGAAG GGCAAGGGCGTCTGGATGGTGCCCTCTGCTCCTACTCAGAGAAGGACAAGCAGGAGTACTTGGAGGCGGCCCACGCGGCCGGCATCCGCAACATTGAGATGGAGTCTTCGGTCCTGGCTGCCATGTGCAGCGCGTGCGGCCTCCAAG TGGCCGTGGTCTGTGTCACTCTGCTGAACCGCCTGGAAGGGGACCAGGTCAAAAGTCCTCATGAAGTGCTGGTCGAGTACCAGGAGCGGCCGCAGCGCCTGGTGGGTCACTTCATCAAGAAGCGCCTCGCGGCTGCCGGAAACCCCCGGGATCTCTGA
- the UPP1 gene encoding uridine phosphorylase 1 isoform X1, with protein sequence MASSGLQTKKRDNHNGHFVQPTNPNVATMQEDVLYHFHLSTSTHDLPAMFGDVKFVCVGGSPTRMEAFTKYMAKELGLDHPGAEYPNICVGTDRYVMFKVGPVLSVSHGIGIPSTSVMLHELIKLLYHARCSDVTVIRIGTSGGIGLEPGSVVITRQAVDASFKPVFEQMVLGKRVVHRTHLDERLAQELMQCGADLREFPTVLGNTMCTSDFYEGQGRLDGALCSYSEKDKQEYLEAAHAAGIRNIEMESSVLAAMCSACGLQVAVVCVTLLNRLEGDQVKSPHEVLVEYQERPQRLVGHFIKKRLAAAGNPRDL encoded by the exons ATGGCTTCCTCGGGACTCCAAACAAAGAAACGTGACAATCACAA TGGCCACTTTGTACAACCCACCAACCCAAATGTAGCAACAATGCAAGAAGATGTCCTGTACCACTTCCATCTCAGCACCAGCACGCATGATCTCCCTGCTATGTTTGGAGATGTGAAG TTCGTGTGTGTCGGGGGAAGCCCCACCCGGATGGAAGCGTTCACCAAATACATGGCCAAGGAGCTGGGCCTTGACCACCCAGGTGCAGAATATCCCAACATCTGCGTGGGGACCGATCGCTACGTCATGTTCAAAGTGGGCCCCGTGCTGTCTGTCAGC CACGGCATCGGCATCCCTTCTACCTCAGTCATGCTGCACGAGCTCATCAAGCTTCTGTACCACGCCCGCTGCTCCGACGTCACTGTCATCCGCATCGGCACCTCGGGTGGGATCG GTTTGGAGCCTGGCTCTGTGGTCATCACCCGCCAGGCGGTGGATGCCTCCTTCAAGCCCGTGTTCGAGCAGATGGTCCTGGGGAAGCGGGTGGTTCATAGGACACACCTGGATGAGCGGCTCGCGCAGGAGCTGATGCAGTGCGGTGCAGACCTGCGGGAGTTCCCCACGGTCCTGGGGAACACTATGTGCACCTCTGACTTCTATGAAG GGCAAGGGCGTCTGGATGGTGCCCTCTGCTCCTACTCAGAGAAGGACAAGCAGGAGTACTTGGAGGCGGCCCACGCGGCCGGCATCCGCAACATTGAGATGGAGTCTTCGGTCCTGGCTGCCATGTGCAGCGCGTGCGGCCTCCAAG TGGCCGTGGTCTGTGTCACTCTGCTGAACCGCCTGGAAGGGGACCAGGTCAAAAGTCCTCATGAAGTGCTGGTCGAGTACCAGGAGCGGCCGCAGCGCCTGGTGGGTCACTTCATCAAGAAGCGCCTCGCGGCTGCCGGAAACCCCCGGGATCTCTGA